The genomic interval CGGACTACCGATTCAGGACTCTGGCTTCTGTTGGCACTCATAACTAACTCCTCTCTGATATGCCAAATCTACAAAACCACGTCTTAATTACAAGTACTACGTGTCCGGATTAGGCTGAAACGACACACTCACATGTTAAGTATACAGGTGTCCAAATAGCATCCATAACGAGTCATTTTGCTTTTCTTTATCATAATGCTTTCTGATAAATATCCACAATTGACTCTTTGGTAATTGTCGCGGGCGTAATTTTTATATCGCCCCTGATGATTGTCTTTCCAGCAAAGTTAGCAAACTCTCCAGGATCAACCCCGTATTCCGATAGAGACGTTGAAATCCCCAGACTATTAACAAATGCTTGAATGCCTCCGACTTTCTCAAACATACTATCGAGCCGTACTACTTTTTCAATCACTGTCGATTTTTCCCTCATGAAATTCAAAAACTCCGGCAATAAAATGGCGTTAGCTTTGCCGTGCGGAATATTATGATATACGGTCAACGGATACGCCATTATATGAAGCAAAATCGTGCTGGCATGCGCAATAGCAATTCCGCCCAGAGTTGAGGCATAAGCCATGGCATCCATCGCACCTTTATCTCCATCCCGAGCCACAGGCAAATTATCCCGGACGATTTCAATCGCATGCAGCGCCAGCATATCGTTCATCTTAAACGATTCAGTCGATAAGTATGCTTCGACGGCGTGCGTCAAAACATCCATTCCGGTACTTACAATTACATTTTCGGGCATAGTGTAGGTAAGTTCAGGGTCCACTAATGCTACGCGAGGAAATATTTCCTCAAAACCGATCGCTCCTTTAGACTTTTTTTCTCTATCGGTAAAGACGGCATAAGGAGTCACTTCGCTTCCGGTACCGGATGTTGTGGGGATGCAAATATTAGGCAGAGGTTTATTCTCGAGACTTTTACCGGCCATATATACGCCTATCTCTCCGGGATTAGTGGCCAATACCGCGATTCCCTTGGCCGCGTCCATGCACGATCCTCCTCCAATGCCGACGATAATGTCGGCCTTGTTCGAAACCGCGGTCTTTTTTCCCCGTGTGATTGTGTCGATTGATGGATTCTCTTCCACGTCATCAAAAACGGCGACCGTGCGATCTTTTAAATTTTCACGAGCGGCCTCCACAGCTGGACTTTTTGACGACACAATTTTATCGGTTACAATAAGAATATTATCTTCGAATGGACGCAGGATACTGCCCAATCTGGAAATTCCACCTCGACTGAAAATAATTTTTGTCGGAATATGAAATTCAAAATTCTTCATAGGCTATCTGCAATTCAATCCGCTATAATATGGTCCAACAGGAAATCCTAATGTAATCCGTGAATTGTT from Candidatus Zixiibacteriota bacterium carries:
- a CDS encoding iron-containing alcohol dehydrogenase, producing MKNFEFHIPTKIIFSRGGISRLGSILRPFEDNILIVTDKIVSSKSPAVEAARENLKDRTVAVFDDVEENPSIDTITRGKKTAVSNKADIIVGIGGGSCMDAAKGIAVLATNPGEIGVYMAGKSLENKPLPNICIPTTSGTGSEVTPYAVFTDREKKSKGAIGFEEIFPRVALVDPELTYTMPENVIVSTGMDVLTHAVEAYLSTESFKMNDMLALHAIEIVRDNLPVARDGDKGAMDAMAYASTLGGIAIAHASTILLHIMAYPLTVYHNIPHGKANAILLPEFLNFMREKSTVIEKVVRLDSMFEKVGGIQAFVNSLGISTSLSEYGVDPGEFANFAGKTIIRGDIKITPATITKESIVDIYQKAL